A genomic stretch from Ovis canadensis isolate MfBH-ARS-UI-01 breed Bighorn chromosome 5, ARS-UI_OviCan_v2, whole genome shotgun sequence includes:
- the SPINK14 gene encoding serine protease inhibitor Kazal-type 14, with translation MVSGPPRWWPPHGNIKVTCPYKKVDFSWFQETVNPCPGLYQPICGNNLITYDNPCILCVESMKSRGKIRFLHDGQC, from the exons ATGGTTTCAGGCCCTCCACGCTGGTGGCCACCACATGGAAATATTAAG GTGACATGTCCATATAAGAAAGTAGACTTCAGTTGGTTCCAGGAAACAGTGAACCCCTGTCCTGGTTTATATCAACCCATCTGTGGCAACAATTTGATAACCTATGACAACCCATGCATCTTGTGTGTTGAGAGTAT GAAATCTCGGGGGAAAATTAGATTTCTACATGATGGGCAATGCTAG